CACCGCGCCGACGGTATGCACTTTCAAGCCGACCACGGTGCCGGTCACCGGGGCGGTGACGGTGGTGCGCTTGACCTGATCGCTGAGCGCGGTGATGCGCTCCTCGGCATCGGCAATGTTGGCCTGGGCCTCGCGCAGTTGCTCGCCGATCTCTTTCTGGAACTCCTGGATCTTGACCTGCTTCTGGACCTTGTTCTCGCTGATCTGCGACTTGAGCTCGGCGATCTTGGAGCGACTCTGGGCGATCTCGCCCTGGTACTGCATGACCTGACGTTCCAGCTCGCGCAGGCGCTGGTTGTCGCCCAGCCCCTCCTTGAACAGCGCGCGGTAGTCCTGGGCCTCTGCCTGCAGCGAGGCCACGCGCTGCTGGTTGACCTCGATCATGCCCTGCAGGCCGTCGATCTGCTCGCGCATCTGGGCCATCTGCTCGTCGAGCGCGCTGAGCGTCCCCTCGAGTGCGCCGCGACGGGCCTGGAACAGGGCGCGCTGAACGGCCAGCACATCCTTGACGCGCTGGGCGTCGCTCGCGAGCAGTTCATCGGGAAAGGTCAGCGAATCGGCACCCTTCTGCTCGGCGAGCAGGCGAATCTCGGCGGCGCGATTGATCAGGTACTGGGAGCGCGATATCTCGAGCTGCGAACGCGCCTGGGTATTGTCGATCACCAGCAGGGTATCGCCGGCTTCGACATGGTCGCCGTCTTCAACGTTGATCTTCTCGACGATCCCGCCTTCCAGGTGCTGGATGGTCTTCTTGAACGATTCGACCGATACCGCGCCGGGGGCCACCACCGATACCGCCAGGTCGGCGGTCGCCGC
The genomic region above belongs to Halomonas zincidurans B6 and contains:
- a CDS encoding HlyD family type I secretion periplasmic adaptor subunit; translation: MAGDNSRSIDITPPRQLSSGESAPASSLPTSDKRYRWLGLAILLVAFGGFGGWAATADLAVSVVAPGAVSVESFKKTIQHLEGGIVEKINVEDGDHVEAGDTLLVIDNTQARSQLEISRSQYLINRAAEIRLLAEQKGADSLTFPDELLASDAQRVKDVLAVQRALFQARRGALEGTLSALDEQMAQMREQIDGLQGMIEVNQQRVASLQAEAQDYRALFKEGLGDNQRLRELERQVMQYQGEIAQSRSKIAELKSQISENKVQKQVKIQEFQKEIGEQLREAQANIADAEERITALSDQVKRTTVTAPVTGTVVGLKVHTVGAVIKPGDPIMEIVPSGDNFVVEARVPDRDIDNIYPGQYAEIRFSAFNQRLSNVIDGEVINVSADSFEDEATGAKYYKARVKVTEEGKREMTENMQLLAGMPAEVLIRTGERTFASYMTKPITDMLARAMREE